From the Leishmania donovani BPK282A1 complete genome, chromosome 30 genome, one window contains:
- a CDS encoding nitrate reductase, putative, whose amino-acid sequence MGSKHPRSTTSAPAREEERQAHVDTEHHTEPPFFNTAAPEAAEMQVTVTPTTPPTSMEQEAMMVSGEEPSKLAVPQQQHLPRTFFTMAEVQQLISVNPGRTLVIIRDKVYDVTTFLASHPGGKSALRRNNGKDVTDAFFSMHSATAMRKLPDFLIGELASSESTPAAAEETPTAALVPVRLRMADITKALSEDPNRIILILFSDAYDVTPMRDKHPGGLSVLANNNGRECGDTFMRIHGLLAKKMVKQFYLGPVEGPARRRSPLRPAVAAEAESAAIPPAGPKTQSTRILEMERVNSTATIRYFTFSCPKPLHMIPGGHIKLYSNLHKEESRFYTPFKTGATSFTICMKHYPNGRTSGYFFDLKEGDEVFFDGPLPPSWHLNTDAAVQRAAPEERHVVLIAGGTGIVPLYSISSDALETQLSSVTFVCSVRTPDDLILATELRRLANRYSTALPIQKHTLRIVLLFSRASPQDISVEATSFASHVLCGGRLTAESFKGTEIRPAQAVVVCGPPTFNDAVAAAVLEAGICTATQVHRL is encoded by the coding sequence ATGGGCTCAAAGCACCCAAggagcaccacctccgcacctgcgcgcgaggaggagcggcaggcCCACGTCGACACAGAACATCACACCGAACCCCCTTTCTTcaacacagcagcgccggaggcggcagagatgcAGGTGACGGTAACTCCTaccacgccgccgacgtcgatGGAGCAGGAGGCTATGATGGTGTCGGGAGAGGAGCCGAGCAAGCTTGCGGttccacagcagcaacacctgCCCCGCACGTTCTTCACgatggcggaggtgcagcagctgattTCCGTAAACCCAGGCCGCACGTTGGTGATCATTCGGGACAAAGTCTACGATGTGACCACTTTTCTCGCTTCTCACCCTGGCGGCAAgtccgcgctgcggcgcaacaACGGCAAAGACGTGACGGACGCCTTCTTTAGCATGCACAGTGCGACGGCAATGAGGAAGCTGCCTGATTTCTTGATTGGTGAGCTAGCGTCATCCGAGAGtacgcctgccgctgctgaagagACACCAACTGCTGCTCTCGTCCCTGTACGTTTGCGTATGGCCGACATCACGAAGGCTCTCAGCGAGGATCCGAACCGGATCATTCTTATTCTTTTCAGCGATGCCTACGACGTGACACCAATGCGCGACAAGCACCCTGGGGGCCTAAGCGTACTGGCGAACAACAACGGTCGCGAGTGCGGCGACACTTTTATGCGCATTCACGGCCTTCTGGCAAAGAAGATGGTGAAGCAGTTCTACCTGGGTCCAGTGGAGGGGCcggcgcggaggaggtcTCCGCTACGACCAGCGGTTGCAGCCGAGGCAGAATCCGCCGCCATCCCCCCTGCGGGACCCAAGACTCAGTCCACTCGCATTTTGGAGATGGAGCGCGTGAACTCGACCGCTACCATCCGGTACTTCACCTTTTCATGCCCCAAGCCACTCCACATGATTCCTGGCGGACACATCAAACTCTACAGCAATCTGCATAAGGAAGAGAGCCGCTTCTACACCCCATTCAAGACGGGCGCGACGAGCTTCACGATTTGCATGAAGCACTACCCCAATGGCCGCACGTCTGGGTACTTCTTCGACCTGAAAGAAGGAGATGAGGTCTTCTTTGAtggccctcttcctccctcctggCATCTCAACACCGATGCCGctgtgcagcgcgctgcgccggagGAGCGGCACGTGGTGCTCATTGCTGGCGGAACCGGTATCGTACCTCTGTACTCCATCTCCTCTGACGCGCTCGAGACACAATTGTCCAGCGTCACCTTCGTCTGCTCCGTCCGCACACCAGACGATCTTATCTTGGCGACAGAGCTGCGTCGGCTTGCCAACCGCTACtcaacggcgctgccgatTCAGAAGCACACGCTACGTATtgtgcttcttttttcccgCGCGTCACCGCAGGATATATCAGTGGAGGCCACATCCTTCGCTTCGCACGTGCTCTGTGGCGGGCGTCTCACGGCGGAGTCTTTCAAGGGTACAGAGATCCGCCCTGCGCAGGCGGTTGTTGTGTGCGGTCCTCCAACCTTCAACGATGCTGTGGCCGCAGCAGTGCTGGAGGCAGGCATCTGCACTGCCACACAGGTTCACCGCCTGTAG
- a CDS encoding ribosome biogenesis regulatory protein (RRS1), putative, giving the protein MSEYQLDVGLLTVTDVSTVSGPMRREEDLMSSCTNALKALLGEFVDLPTEVKKTKYESATTLVQLPQPVMQLPREKAPPKTKPLTAWQKFALKKGIDIHRKKANRVFDEDRQVWKDKWGKRAREDRDKYDWLREVKPGYMPAEDGGDPFLDDRRAKQARLEKQKKKEEHNKRRSEHLMQAQEEVKHLSAAARNLATASNGKFEKTKKFKKNTKRLA; this is encoded by the coding sequence ATGAGTGAGTATCAGCTAGATGTCGGTCTCTTGACAGTGACGGATGTGTCCACCGTGAGTGGGCCAATGCGCCGCGAAGAGGATCTCATGAGCTCATGCACAAATGCACTCAAGGCACTTCTCGGCGAGTTTGTCGATTTACCGACGGAGGTAAAGAAGACGAAGTACGAGAGTGCGACGACCTTAGtacagctgccgcagccggtGATGCAGCTGCCTCGCGAGAAGGCGCCGCCAAAGACGAAGCCGCTCACCGCATGGCAGAAGTTTGCGCTCAAGAAGGGTATCGACATTCACCGCAAGAAGGCGAACCGCGTCTTTGACGAGGATCGCCAGGTGTGGAAGGACAAGTGGGGCAAGCGTGCTCGCGAGGACCGCGACAAGTACGACTGGCTGCGCGAGGTGAAGCCTGGGTACATGCCTGCCGAGGATGGCGGCGACCCGTTCCTGGATGACCGCCGTGCGAAGCAGGCTCGCCTAGAAaagcagaagaagaaggaggAGCACAACAAGCGCCGCTCCGAGCACCTGatgcaggcgcaggaggaggtgaagcacctttcggcagctgcgcgaaaCCTCGCCACGGCGTCCAACGGCAAGTTCGAAAAGACAAAGAAGTTTAAGAAGAACACAAAGCGTCTCGCTTGA
- a CDS encoding histidyl-tRNA synthetase, putative, with amino-acid sequence MSSTASPNAALLAEINDLKVKLAEKEALLQPEGVVSKKSKKKSQANMIEKEPVQGCRDFPPEDMRVRRHLFGVFHDTARRFGFEEYDAPVLESEELYIRKAGEEITEQMFNFVTKGGHRVTLRPEMTPSLVRLQLAKGRSLLLPAKWYSIPQCWRYEAISRGRRREHYQWNMDIVGVKSVAAEVELVCAACAAMESLGLTAQDVGVKVNSRKLLQCALAGAGVPDSLFAPVCVIVDKMEKLPEEQIRAELKDLALDGQQADDIIKTLSLRSVDDFDKDLFDKNGALSELAEFFSQMQMYGYGDWIQFDASVVRGLAYYTGIVFEAFDRSGEFRAICGGGRYDNLFTLYGSPQPVSCVGFGFGDCVIVELLKKKKLINSLPHKVDDVVIPFNESQRGTALKVLKQLRDKGRSADIIMDSKKVAQTFSYADRIGADRAVLIAPDETEKGMARVKMLREGQRGEDDRGDPVPFEDL; translated from the coding sequence ATGTCCTCGACGGCCTCGCCCAATGCCGCGCTTCTCGCGGAAATCAACGACCTGAAGGTGAAACTCGCcgagaaggaggcgctgctgcagccggaGGGGGTAGTATCGAAGAAGTCCAAGAAAAAGAGCCAAGCGAACATGATCGAGAAAGAGCCCGTGCAGGGCTGCCGCGACTTCCCTCCCGAGGACATGCGAGTGCGCAGGCACCTCTTCGGCGTCTTCCACGATACGGCCCGCAGATTCGGTTTCGAGGAGTATGACGCCCCAGTTCTAGAGTCGGAGGAGCTCTACATCCGCAAAGCGGGAGAGGAGATTACAGAACAAATGTTCAACTTTGTGACGAAGGGTGGCCACCGTGTCACACTGCGGCCTGAGATGACGCCGTCATTGGTGCGTTTGCAGCTCGCCAAGGGCCGCTCTCTGCTTCTGCCCGCCAAGTGGTACTCCATTCCGCAGTGCTGGCGCTACGAGGCCATCTCCCGCGGTCGTCGCCGTGAGCATTACCAGTGGAATATGGATATCGTCGGTGTGAAGAGCGTGGCCGCAGAGGTGGAGCTCGTGTGCGCCGCATGCGCGGCGATGGAGTCGCTCGGCCTCACCGCGCAGGACGTTGGCGTGAAGGTGAACTCGCGCAAGTTGCTGCAGTGTGCactcgccggcgctggcgtgccgGATTCTCTCTTTGCTCCAGTGTGCGTGATCGTCGACAAGATGGAGAAGCTGCCTGAGGAGCAAATCCGCGCGGAGTTAAAGGACCTGGCCCTGGATGGCCAGCAGGCGGACGACATCATCAAGACACTTAGTCTCAGGTCTGTCGACGACTTCGACAAGGACCTCTTTGACAAGAACGGCGCCCTCTCGGAGCTCGCAGAGTTCTTCTCGCAGATGCAGATGTACGGGTACGGCGACTGGATCCAGTTCGATGCGAGTGTCGTGCGTGGACTCGCCTACTACACCGGCATCGTTTTCGAAGCGTTTGACCGCAGTGGTGAGTTCCGCGCGatctgcggaggcggccgctACGACAACCTCTTCACTCTGTACGGCAGCCCGCAGCCTGTCTCGTGCGTCGGGTTCGGCTTCGGCGACTGTGTCATCGTTGAACTGCTGAAGAAGAAGAAGCTGATCAACTCGCTGCCGCATAAGGTGGATGATGTGGTGATTCCGTTCAATGAGTCTCAGCGAGGCACCGCCCTGAAGGTAttgaagcagctgcgtgaCAAGGGCCGCAGTGCCGACATCATTATGGACTCCAAGAAGGTTGCTCAGACCTTCAGTTACGCGGATCGTATCGGCGCTGACCGTGCCGTGCTGATTGCGCCGGACGAAACGGAGAAGGGCATGGCGCGCGTGAAGATGCTGCGCGAGGGGCAGAGGGGTGAGGATGACCGCGGTGACCCTGTGCCCTTCGAAGACTTGTAG
- a CDS encoding 40S ribosomal protein S30, putative: MGKIHGSLARAGKVKNQTPKVAKQEKPKQPRGRALKRLKYTRRFLSKTVKPGEKVHMNKQPPGKAG; this comes from the coding sequence ATGGGTAAAATCCACGGCTCCCTCGCCCGTGCGGGCAAGGTCAAGAACCAGACCCCCAAGGTCGCCAAGCAGGAGAAGCCGAAGCAGCCTCGTGGCCGTGCGCTGAAGCGCCTGAAGTACACAAGGCGCTTCCTGTCGAAGACCGTGAAGCCTGGCGAGAAGGTGCACATGAACAAGCAGCCCCCGGGCAAGGCCGGTTAA
- a CDS encoding nuclear movement protein, putative, whose protein sequence is MSLVASQEGLTDLIPCNDQCGGDYTLYTFGQSEKEVTVTVPLAPGTRGKSLRVDIKVRHLQIEVPGKGTILAGELYKPINVDDSTWCIQDGKELVVVLTKTNIQYEEWWPHVVIGERQIDLKTLKPPSIRFSDLDGGAQATVAKMMHEQHQKRTDPAFTNA, encoded by the coding sequence ATGTCTCTTGTCGCCTCTCAGGAAGGCTTGACCGACCTGATTCCATGCAACGATCAATGCGGCGGTGACTACACGCTGTACACATTTGGACAAAGCGAAAAAGAAGTGACAGTCACTGTCCCACTAGCACCCGGCACTAGAGGGAAGAGTCTGCGCGTTGATATTAAGGTAAGACATCTGCAGATCGAGGTTCCCGGCAAAGGTACCATATTGGCAGGTGAGCTGTACAAGCCGATCAACGTCGATGACAGCACATGGTGTATTCAGGACGGAAAGGAGCTGGTCGTAGTTCTGACTAAAACCAACATACAATACGAGGAGTGGTGGCCGCACGTTGTGATTGGTGAACGTCAGATCGATCTCAAGACACTGAAACCACCATCTATTCGGTTTTCAGAcctcgacggcggtgcgcaggcAACGGTAGCCAAAATGAtgcacgagcagcaccaaAAACGAACGGATCCCGCGTTTACGAACGCCTGA
- a CDS encoding CDC16, putative, with protein MEAIGVLKENALRLVSAGQPISALHLVEVLCELQPNSDENRSLKIRCLYELREFDSVLKLAKQMTFACDQNSEVFLLAVKAAFELGDLKTCVQYAMTLINADSSKVVAMCFVAKAAELSGDPAKAVRFYKMALEADPFCGEAFSALTERHLLDRWEMLKLIDSLCIPAEVEVYRSTLKARIGSDYLTPGISGVPRTLVLLAGAKKEYESNNLRQALSLTTEILEVEPYHRQTLCLHLCILVDSKATPLLFEKAHFLSKNKCYTELAVYAIGCFYYSLSNYERAGRYFSRASELDCYFAEAWIAYGHCYAKLEEGEQALNVYRRAMNFFPGLNACCTYVGMQYSRVNQRSVARCFFEESLRKNSMDPLVLNELGVLALAEDNPKQALELFQRAYDSLPNRENPSEHSDCILFNLATMYRKLRRYEAAIDYYNQYVRSRPNASHGHCALGFTYHLSGNTKAAISCYHTAESIKPDSFCRDLLRRALELDFGARGRLSWDSERPHLSFSPGEVSFSTVSRRFRSESTAADSVAASPPPRVGRSLDFQHQ; from the coding sequence ATGGAGGCTATTGGTGTTCTAAAGGAAAACGCACTGCGGCTGGTTTCGGCTGGGCAACCCATTAGCGCGCTGCATTTGGTTGAAGTACTCTGCGAGCTGCAGCCGAACAGCGACGAAAACCGTTCCTTGAAAATTCGGTGTCTTTACGAACTGCGTGAGTTTGACAGCGTGTTAAAGCTAGCCAAGCAGATGACTTTTGCGTGCGATCAAAACAGCGAGGTGTTTTTGCTGGCTGTGAAGGCTGCATTCGAGCTTGGGGATCTCAAGACATGCGTTCAGTACGCAATGACTCTCATCAACGCTGATTCATCGAAGGTGGTTGCGATGTGCTTTGTAGCCAAAGCTGCTGAACTGTCCGGCGATCCCGCGAAAGCTGTGCGTTTTTACAAAATGGCTCTTGAGGCTGACCCATTTTGCGGCGAAGCATTCAGCGCACTGACAGAGCGTCATCTTCTAGATCGCTGGGAGATGCTGAAGCTGATAGATTCACTTTGCATACCAGCCGAGGTCGAAGTCTATCGAAGCACTCTGAAAGCACGTATCGGCTCTGATTATCTCACACCTGGTATCAGCGGTGTGCCTCggacgctggtgctgcttgCCGGAGCGAAAAAAGAATATGAGAGCAACAATTTGCGCCAGGCACTCTCGTTGACGACGGAAATTCTGGAGGTGGAACCATATCACCGCCAGACATTGTGTCTGCATCTGTGCATCCTTGTGGATTCAAAGGCAACACCACTGCTTTTCGAAAAAGCACACTTTCTTTCCAAGAACAAGTGCTACACGGAGCTGGCAGTGTACGCAATCGGGTGCTTCTATTACTCTCTATCGAACTACGAGCGAGCGGGGCGGTACTTTAGCCGCGCAAGTGAACTAGACTGCTATTTCGCTGAAGCGTGGATTGCATACGGTCACTGCTACGCAaagctggaggagggcgagcaAGCTCTGAATGTCTATCGCCGCGCGATGAACTTTTTTCCTGGGCTCAACGCGTGTTGTACGTACGTTGGTATGCAGTACAGTAGGGTTAACCAGCGCTCCGTTGCGCGGTGCTTTTTTGAGGAGTCACTGCGAAAAAACTCTATGGATCCCCTTGTGCTCAACGAGCTGGGCGTTCTGGCGCTTGCAGAGGATAATCCTAAACAAGCACTCGAGCTATTTCAAAGAGCGTACGACAGTCTTCCGAATCGCGAGAATCCATCTGAACACAGCGATTGCATCCTGTTTAATTTGGCCACCATGTACCGCAAGCTGCGCCGCTACGAAGCCGCCATTGATTACTACAATCAATACGTCAGAAGTCGACCAAATGCCAGCCACGGTCACTGCGCTCTTGGCTTCACGTACCATCTCTCAGGAAACACCAAGGCTGCTATCAGCTGCTATCACACAGCAGAGAGCATCAAACCAGACTCATTTTGCCGAGATCTGCTGCGGAGAGCACTCGAACTTGACTTTGGAGCTCGCGGAAGGCTCTCGTGGGATTCTGAGAGGCCGCATTTATCCTTCTCACCCGGAGAAGTCTCTTTTTCGACAGTTTCGCGAAGGTTTCGCTCTGAGTCGACCGCAGCAGACAGCGTAGCCGCCTCTCCACCACCTAGAGTCGGTCGCAGTCTAGATTTTCAGCATCAATGA